A DNA window from Fragaria vesca subsp. vesca linkage group LG3, FraVesHawaii_1.0, whole genome shotgun sequence contains the following coding sequences:
- the LOC101294742 gene encoding LOW QUALITY PROTEIN: putative germin-like protein 2-3-like (The sequence of the model RefSeq protein was modified relative to this genomic sequence to represent the inferred complete CDS: inserted 1 base in 1 codon; deleted 3 bases in 2 codons) codes for MAKRVNTNVALGHGFNFSTVEWTSNDFFFNGLHLAGNTSNPAGSQVITANVAQIPGLNVLLVSPIPCSYRLCTIWGINAPHTDHRATEVLTVLKGXGFVTSNPENRRLITKVLQKGDVLVFLVGLVHFQHNVGNGNAIAIAAFSSQNPGVTSIANAVFGSNPAVSADVHAKDFQMDPEIVNYTVET; via the exons ATGGCTAAAAGAGTGAATACTAATGTGGCTCTTGGACATGGATTTAATTTTAGTACCGTTGAATGGACAT CCAATGACTTCTTCTTCAATGGGCTTCACCTAGCAGGCAACACATCAAACCCCGCTGGTTCCCAGGTGATCACTGCTAATGTAGCACAAATTCCAGGACTTAATGTACTTTTGGTATCTCCGATCCCTTGTTCGTATCGACTATGCACCATATGGGGTATCAATGCTCCACACACTGATCATAGAGCTACTGAAGTCCTCACTGTCCTCAAAG AGGGTTTTGTCACCTCCAACCCTGAAAACCGT AGACTAATCACGAAGGTGCTTCAGAAGGGTGATGTGCTTGTGTTCCTCGTAGGACTTGTGCATTTCCAGCACAATGTTGGAAATGGTAATGCAATCGCCATTGCAGCTTTCAGCAGCCAAAACCCTGGTGTCACCAGCATTGCCAATGCAGTGTTTGGATCAAAT CCGGCTGTCTCTGCTGATGTTCATGCAAAGGATTTTCAA
- the LOC101295029 gene encoding uncharacterized protein LOC101295029, whose product MSSQAASAQLNHVPSPQQNEFADDEPLPSTTPAAQPLGPRKVTIKTHTETTSIPAADSRPQYPALVSICAPPLEDPDGEGRTPIDLVTVLDVSGSMQGQKLELVKQAVKFVIENLGSSDRLSIVSFSSTARTEFPLRRMSADGREDAIRAINSLRTEDMTNIAAGLKIGAQILKGRREKNPVASIILLSDGHDNLSSVPEMLNNLPSPIPPRNNMKEEIPVHTFGFGNDHDPYSMHAISDASGGTFSYIESVGMIQDGFALCIGGLLSVVAQEVRLTVKSASSGVKIVSIPSGRHVNEVSDEGQQGVVHVGNMYAEEVKQFLVYLSVPPSSASDSKTPLLDLSCSYKDPASDELIQVQGERVEISRPQFCSPAEVAVSLEVDRQRNRLLVADAIGEAQRLAEMGNLEGAREVLTHRRKTLLASAAALGGDSLSKLLETELREVRDRMKSREMYEYVGRAYACAGMSSHSLQRASARGNARGSCLAAGLKLAAKTGCFVYSRGRSAGAHGGGVRSGGGRGSRGGLGSRGSFGASGRGFRGRGAAGRGAYRSMLFNDASLHGDEDEAEDCEADHLVGAFETPAMIRMVQKSQKRNRST is encoded by the exons ATGTCGTCTCAGGCTGCATCTGCCCAA TTAAACCATGTTCCATCACCTCAACAAAACGAGTTCGCTGATGATGAACCTCTGCCGTCCACCACACCTGCCGCTCAACCTTTGGGACCTCGGAAGGTAACAATCAAGACTCATACAGAGACCACTTCTATCCCTGCCGCTGATTCACGCCCACAATATCCTGCACTAGTCAGCATTTGCGCACCACCCCTTGAAGATCCTGATGGCGAAGGCCGTACACCCATTGACCTTGTTACAGTTCTGGACGTAAGCGGCAGCATGCAAGGCCAAAAGCTTGAACTTGTCAAGCAAGCTGTCAAATTTGTCATCGAAAACTTGGGGTCGTCAGATAGACTTTCTATAGTATCTTTTTCATCAACTGCTAGAACAGAATTTCCTCTCAGAAGAATGTCTGCTGACGGCCGTGAAGATGCCATCCGAGCCATTAACTCTCTCAGAACAGAGGACATGACCAATATTGCAGCAGGTCTCAAGATAGGAGCTCAGATCCTAAAAGGACGAAGGGAAAAGAACCCAGTTGCTAGCATCATCCTCTTATCTGATGGCCATGATAACCTTTCAAGTGTACCAGAAATGTTGAACAATTTGCCTTCTCCAATTCCTCCTCGCAATAACATGAAAGAGGAAATTCCAGTCCACACATTTGGATTTGGCAACGACCATGATCCATATAGCATGCATGCTATATCTGATGCATCAGGGGGTACCTTTTCATACATTGAATCAGTTGGCATGATACAAGATGGTTTCGCTTTGTGCATCGGTGGTCTTCTCAGTGTAGTGGCTCAAGAAGTTCGCCTCACGGTAAAGTCAGCTTCAAGTGGCGTGAAGATTGTATCGATACCATCGGGGAGACATGTGAATGAGGTTTCGGATGAGGGTCAGCAAGGTGTTGTTCATGTCGGAAATATGTACGCAGAAGAGGTGAAACAATTTCTGGTCTACCTCTCAGTTCCTCCATCCTCAGCTTCGGACAGTAAGACACCATTGTTAGACTTGTCATGCTCGTACAAAGATCCAGCTTCTGATGAGTTGATCCAGGTTCAAGGTGAAAGAGTAGAGATATCAAGACCTCAGTTTTGTTCTCCAGCTGAAGTGGCAGTGTCTTTGGAGGTTGATCGTCAGAGGAATAGACTTTTGGTGGCAGATGCCATTGGAGAGGCACAAAGGTTGGCTGAAATGGGAAATCTGGAGGGTGCACGCGAGGTTCTGACTCACCGAAGAAAAACTCTGTTGGCATCAGCAGCAGCCCTAGGTGGGGATAGTCTTAGCAAATTGCTTGAAACTGAGCTCAGAGAAGTGAGGGATCGGATGAAAAGTAGGGAAATGTACGAGTACGTAGGGCGTGCTTACGCTTGTGCAGGAATGAGTTCACATTCATTGCAGAGGGCCTCAGCTAGGGGTAACGCTAGAGGCTCGTGTCTCGCTGCCGGTTTAAAATTAGCTGCCAAAACTGGCTGCTTTGTTTATTCTAGGGGTCGTAGCGCCGGTGCTCATGGTGGCGGTGTTCGTAGTGGCGGTGGTCGTGGTTCCCGCGGTGGTCTTGGTTCCCGTGGCAGCTTTGGTGCCAGTGGACGTGGTTTCCGTGGTCGTGGAGCGGCTGGTCGTGGTGCCTATAGAAGTATGCTATTTAATGATGCTTCGTTACACGGTGACGAAGATGAAGCCGAGGATTGTGAGGCTGATCACCTCGTTGGTGCTTTTGAAACACCCGCTATGATTAGAATGGTGCAGAAATCACAGAAGAGGAATCGATCTACATGA